A window of Silurus meridionalis isolate SWU-2019-XX chromosome 28, ASM1480568v1, whole genome shotgun sequence contains these coding sequences:
- the LOC124381571 gene encoding caspase activity and apoptosis inhibitor 1 — protein MKSVKVKKRKHSRREFADGERKRRSTESSVEDPKEELNHVQEVKEEPSDIEEGGLDLTVPFNPISSYVSDRQEMLAQCFNVLGQNKLMKMLPDELKDCTFTEIKTLCWDHLQRLSDTNLLQILEGKEVTANSEAEEKETRRTSVDSQQDNIVDSTSSMKETAEGEDKHGLSGEESDVLSINADMNDSDIEGHKDPKPQVHAPPVISPLPSAPPPEPDLQSDEPKLELQRDIDKSVSEILALTHPNNDEAELKTHSQPVPIEVPPPSLPDPVVVPSAQQLALLELEMRARAIKALMKANEVKK, from the exons ATGAAGTCAGTGAAAGTTAAGAAAAGAAAGCACTCTCGCCGAGAGTTCGctgatggagaaagaaaaaggagaagcaCCGAGTCCAGCGTGGAG gaTCCTAAGGAAGAGCTGAATCATGTGCAGGAGGTAAAGGAAGAGCCGAGCGACATTGAGGAAGGTGGACTGGATCTCACTGTGCCTTTCAACCCCATCAGCTCATATGTGAGTGACAGACAGGAGATGCTGGCACAATGCTTCAATGTCCTCGGCCAAAACAAGCTGATGAAGATGCTGCCAGATGAGCTGAAG GACTGCACGTTTACAGAGATCAAGACACTCTGCTGGGATCACCTACAGCGGCTCTCTGATACGAATCTGCTCCAGATACTAGAGG GTAAAGAGGTGACTGCAAACTCGGAAGCTGAAGAGAAAGAGACTAGAAGGACTTCAGTGGACAGTCA GCAGGACAACATTGTGGATTCAACCTCATCTATGAAAGAGACTGCTGAAGGAGAAGACAAGCACG GTCTGTCTGGAGAGGAAAGTGATGTCCTGAGCATTAACGCCGACATGAACGATAGTGACATCGAGGGGCACAAAGACCCCAAACCACAAGTCCATGCTCCCCCGGTGATCTCTCCTTTGCCCTCCGCCCCACCTCCTGAACCAGATCTTCAATCAGACGAGCCAAAGCTGGAGCTTCAGCGAGACATTGACAAGAGTGTCAGTGAGATCCTCGCTTTGACCCATCCCAATAATGACGAGGCAGAGCTTAAGACGCATTCGCAGCCAGTCCCCATAGAAGTGCCGCCTCCATCACTTCCTGATCCTGTTGTGGTGCCGTCAGCACAGCAGCTTGCACTTCTGGAGTTAGAGATGAGAGCGAGAGCCATCAAAGCTCTGATGAAGGCCAACGAGGTGAAGAAATAA